The following are from one region of the Saccharomyces kudriavzevii IFO 1802 strain IFO1802 genome assembly, chromosome: 12 genome:
- the SEC39 gene encoding Sec39p (similar to Saccharomyces cerevisiae SEC39 (YLR440C); ancestral locus Anc_4.323), producing the protein MLEEQLYLLACVFASRADTDNIKKLVTRLGSKSDYLKVICVLWPELDDPEKLSFLYKGGEETPSAKEKEITSEDVVIGLLESDSGLIPLIEIDNATRSSRYQELREFINSKVDNKPLENFEDWLRERILICNEMLPEAPLFYSQLWETAGPGVLSTKFIRWVDGVIKPLDHLNKRLHVVFKINEWKEMPDKKLFNIIVDGAEGSNMTEIIEYELIPTLSYANKWETFIGGVFNEQQFSLRSDSNYHWFLKMYHSLEEQLKGDSETLRNLQRKVVYILFNNSENLFNLSGLLPKLNELRTILSELPDDISIEEQNNVTVLEMKQFMEFFTKCSTKFSFKEIFAITEEEESAQLAHFTSLCHEEFSKSNEISMFLQSLYETVLDTNKKDKIFTRISANDKIYCILEILLQMNDFRHTEMIIERFDYDDDAQMYALLVKFFWHFFNNASNGLRREPEMKKASQTLQILQKHMTQGVGTDLTRLEVLLDLADKLSHYSINLSRTHTGTRDAAFKPSNILEYKDCPLDIISNLLELNPRLYKDLSSTRGLLSEIYNGLSISEGCQTGKMEVDLMVLHIDHALVNLDFDMAYEMGKRVFEFCQEMGPQTMKALGGEHWLTFYQMGKFVNPNWVDNEIPTEIINMQMSILGQLLQICPLEEVEIVTSQWSTLELELSARDLVRDKYALDGRNGTKSSVGGIAREIFHNVTSI; encoded by the coding sequence ATGTTGGAAGAGCAACTATATTTGTTGGCTTGCGTTTTTGCATCTAGAGCCGATACtgataatatcaaaaagtTGGTTACCAGACTGGGTTCAAAATCGGATTACTTGAAAGTTATTTGCGTTTTATGGCCAGAACTAGACGACCCAGAGAAACTTTCGTTTCTATATAAGGGAGGAGAAGAAACGCCAAGTGcaaaagagaaggaaatCACCAGCGAGGATGTTGTGATAGGACTGTTGGAAAGTGACAGTGGTTTGATTCCACTGATTGAGATTGATAACGCTACGAGATCCAGTAGATATCAGGAGTTACGAGAATTCATAAATAGCAAAGTTGATAATAAACCACTGGAAAACTTTGAAGATTGGTTAAGGGAAAGAATCTTAATCTGTAATGAAATGCTACCTGAAGCGCCGTTATTTTATTCTCAATTGTGGGAAACTGCTGGACCAGGAGTGCTATCTACAAAATTTATCAGATGGGTAGACGGAGTGATTAAACCATTGGACCACCTGAATAAACGACTGCATGTTgtattcaaaatcaacgaATGGAAGGAAATGCCTGATAAGAAATTATTCAACATAATAGTTGATGGTGCTGAGGGTAGTAATATGACGGAAATCATTGAGTATGAGCTGATTCCTACTTTATCCTATGCGAATAAATGGGAAACATTTATTGGTGGAGTTTTCAATGAACAACAATTCTCGTTGAGATCCGATAGCAATTATCATTGGTTTTTAAAGATGTATCACAGCCTCGAAGAACAACTGAAAGGTGACAGTGAGACATTAAGGAACTTACAAAGAAAGGTGGTCTATATATTATTCAATAACAGTGAAAACCTGTTCAATTTATCCGGCCTACTTCCTAAGCTTAATGAGTTACGGACTATCTTGAGCGAATTGCCCGATGACATTAGCATAGAAGAACAGAATAATGTCACTGTTTTAGAGATGAAACAGTTTatggaatttttcaccaaatGTTCGaccaaattttcattcaaggAAATATTTGCCATAAcggaggaagaagaatcgGCTCAATTAGCACATTTTACATCTTTATGCCATGAAGAGTTTAGTAAAAGCAATGAAATATCTATGTTTTTGCAATCCCTGTATGAAACGGTTTTGGATACCAACAAGAAGGATAAGATTTTCACTAGGATCAGTGCGAATGATAAAATATACTGCATACTGGAAATTCTCTTGCAAATGAATGATTTCAGACACACTGAAATGATCATCGAGAGGTTCGATTACGATGATGATGCGCAAATGTATGCGTTGCTGGTGAAGTTCTTCtggcattttttcaacaatgcCTCCAATGGACTGCGTAGGGAACcagaaatgaagaaagcTTCACAAACGTTGCAAATACTTCAAAAGCACATGACGCAAGGGGTAGGTACTGATCTCACCAGACTGGAAGTATTACTTGACTTGGCAGACAAACTATCGCATTACTCCATAAACTTAAGCAGGACGCATACTGGCACAAGAGATGCAGCTTTCAAACCAAGTAATATCCTAGAGTACAAAGACTGCCCCCTGGATATAATTTCCAACTTGCTGGAACTGAACCCGCGGTTATACAAGGATCTGTCCAGCACAAGAGGCCTGTTATCTGAGATTTACAACGGTTTGTCCATTAGTGAAGGGTGTCAAACGGGGAAGATGGAGGTGGATTTGATGGTATTACACATTGATCATGCGCTCGTGAACCTGGACTTTGACATGGCCTACGAAATGGGTAAACGGGTGTTTGAATTTTGCCAAGAGATGGGGCCGCAGACGATGAAGGCGCTGGGCGGTGAGCATTGGCTGACATTTTACCAAATGGGGAAGTTTGTCAACCCGAACTGGGTGGATAATGAAATCCCCACGGAGATAATCAACATGCAGATGAGCATCTTGGGCCAGTTACTGCAGATTTGTCCCCTTGAGGAAGTGGAGATTGTTACGTCGCAGTGGAGCACTCTGGAGTTGGAGTTAAGCGCCCGGGACCTGGTGAGGGATAAGTACGCATTGGATGGGCGCAACGGCACTAAGAGCAGCGTGGGCGGCATTGCCAGAGAGATTTTCCATAACGTGACAAGTATCTAA
- the ECM7 gene encoding Ecm7p (similar to Saccharomyces cerevisiae ECM7 (YLR443W); ancestral locus Anc_4.328) produces MQVSRIRDFITRPFQNLTALEKVVQWLRLGTTLLIISFGLALTVGPLSSPRTLYMSRLDTYSADITTGLFTVLRKSMEQSTSTEENNGVGLTTSELYILTAYTESQIKNVPQYITVSLYGRCDSTYTMIEVFDSEGNMHSVKNSTTKSTCTSAGTNYLFDYREVLANLGLDIVLDYAYNKIGSQQAESSAYMTYMKGLKYKKANVLHLLYAVISLQVCILFFMIWYYYIKGRFLNALKERALVHITSLLSLVVFIGGLTSTISLAWVNYTIQSRINTELEAFGFSYHLGVAWFALLWCFAGLISVSCLAWSGLEWCISDNGTSYGGGVDDKFLGYQAGVFTDADMDDELSYNQRYPQRQSTSGEAELMRNSDTMATISKIANGIPNRPEQVTTNSDFGNDTTDIEDSDRNVPFSSREEFELQDIRFRSSNDSEESVQRVIKPSSALQF; encoded by the coding sequence ATGCAGGTGTCCAGAATACGAGATTTCATAACCAGGCCATTCCAAAATCTGACCGCCTTGGAGAAAGTGGTGCAATGGTTACGGCTAGGAACGACACTGCTAATTATTTCTTTCGGGTTAGCGTTGACTGTTGGACCCCTTTCCTCACCGAGAACATTGTACATGTCGCGACTGGATACCTATTCTGCCGATATTACAACAGGTTTATTCACCGTACTAAGAAAATCCATGGAACAGTCAACATCtacagaagaaaataacgGTGTAGGTCTGACAACATCCGAATTATATATCCTGACTGCATACACAGAGAgccaaatcaaaaatgttCCTCAATATATCACAGTGTCACTTTATGGCAGATGTGATTCCACCTATACTATGATAGAGGTATTCGATTCAGAGGGAAACATGCATAGTGTAAAGAATTCAACTACTAAGAGTACCTGCACGAGCGCAGGAACAAATTACCTTTTTGACTATCGTGAAGTTTTAGCAAATCTGGGCTTAGATATTGTTTTAGATTATGCCTACAACAAAATTGGTTCACAACAGGCTGAGAGCTCTGCATATATGACGTATATGAAGGGACTAAAGTATAAAAAGGCCAATGTGTTACATTTGCTCTATGCAGTTATCAGTTTGCAGGTGTGTATCTTATTCTTCATGATATGGTACTACTATATAAAGGGAAGATTTCTGAATGCGCTGAAAGAAAGAGCACTTGTTCATATCACTTCTCTACTATCACTGGTAGTTTTCATTGGTGGTCTAACAAGTACCATAAGTCTCGCTTGGGTCAACTACACTATACAGTCTAGAATCAACACAGAATTAGAGGCATTTGGGTTTTCTTACCATCTTGGTGTCGCGTGGTTTGCCCTCCTGTGGTGCTTTGCAGGTTTAATCTCCGTTTCATGTTTAGCCTGGTCAGGTTTGGAATGGTGTATTTCCGATAACGGAACGTCCTATGGAGGTGGAGTCGATGATAAATTCTTGGGTTACCAAGCTGGCGTATTTACTGATGCAGATATGGATGATGAGCTTTCCTACAATCAGCGTTACCCACAGCGACAGTCTACTTCGGGTGAGGCTGAACTGATGAGAAATAGTGATACCATGGCAACGATAAGCAAGATTGCCAATGGTATCCCTAATAGGCCTGAGCAAGTCACCACAAATTCagattttggaaatgaCACCACAGACATAGAAGATAGCGATAGGAACGTGCCATTTTCTAGTAGAGAGGAATTTGAATTGCAGGACATAAGATTCCGTTCAAGCAACGACAGCGAAGAGAGTGTGCAAAGGGTTATCAAGCCTTCATCCGCATtacaattttga
- the NGK1 gene encoding hexokinase (similar to Saccharomyces cerevisiae YLR446W; ancestral locus Anc_4.336), whose amino-acid sequence MTIRSAIARELARMILPADSIVSVVDQFQEELLSRLQTSAISMLPQCSVPDERLRWNPKDRILAIDFGGTRLKFAIVSLPQIVIEYDDAFELTYNIVDPTFFNGIIYKICTKLAENGYVKKKNETSEVTKFFVSVTFSFPLNAKGEVVAMGKGFVMTNALQGLTVKQLIQSSFERIISDNFEDFSCAMNVCDVINDAVAVSLTSKFICENDSISLIIGTGTNACFEVPYGYLPPFKKDSLRETLPSNYNKETLNFKHVLVNSEIGFIGKDVISLQPFDIHGGISYEMPLECVTSGKWLPLSLRNILLQYNIIPKNFPIEFNGELVCQLAEDSANTWFEDQYYSLICQIARLLIKRAAFYVAAIVQAIDIITGCKNYNFIHVGYVGSFLQHSTFYREQIKYYSSIDIKLQFLNHSNLLGAAIATYLNKSDKHV is encoded by the coding sequence ATGACAATTAGAAGCGCCATAGCTCGAGAACTAGCGAGGATGATTTTACCCGCTGATTCAATTGTTAGTGTTGTCGACCAGTTCCAAGAAGAATTGTTATCTCGACTTCAGACGAGTGCAATTTCGATGCTCCCGCAGTGCTCGGTTCCAGATGAACGATTGCGATGGAATCCCAAGGACAGAATTTTGGCAATCGATTTTGGCGGAACAAGGTTGAAATTTGCAATCGTCTCTCTGCCTCAAATTGTTATTGAATACGATGATGCATTTGAGCTCACATATAACATCGTCGACCCGACGTTTTTCAATGGAATTATCTATAAAATATGTACCAAATTGGCTGAGAATGGctatgtaaaaaaaaagaatgagaCTTCTGAGGTGACaaagttttttgtttccGTGACATTCAGTTTCCCTTTGAATGCAAAGGGCGAAGTCGTCGCTATGGGAAAAGGCTTTGTAATGACTAATGCCCTTCAAGGATTAACCGTGAAGCAATTGATTCAGTCTTCCTTTGAACGCATAATATCAGACAACTTCGAAGATTTTTCCTGTGCAATGAACGTGTGTGATGTAATAAACGACGCCGTAGCAGTTTCATTAACGAGTAAATTTATATGTGAAAATGATTCAATCTCACTAATAATAGGAACAGGTACAAATGCGTGCTTTGAGGTGCCCTATGGGTATTTGCCGCCCTTCAAGAAAGACTCTTTGAGGGAAACGCTACCATCGAACTATAATAAAGAGACGTTGAATTTCAAACACGTTCTCGTAAATTCAGAAATTGGTTTTATTGGTAAAGATGTCATTTCATTGCAACCGTTCGACATTCATGGGGGCATCTCCTACGAAATGCCACTAGAATGTGTTACTTCTGGCAAGTGGCTTCCATTATCTCTGAGAAATATTCTATTgcaatataatataatcccgaaaaattttccaataGAGTTCAATGGTGAACTGGTGTGCCAGCTGGCAGAAGATTCTGCAAACACTTGGTTTGAAGATCAGTACTATTCGCTGATTTGTCAAATTGCACGTCTTTTAATCAAGAGAGCTGCATTTTACGTTGCCGCGATAGTACAAGCTATTGACATCATTACGGGCTGCAAAAACTACAATTTCATTCATGTCGGCTACGTTGGATCGTTTCTTCAACATTCAACGTTTTATCGGGAGCAGATAAAGTATTACTCGAGCATTGATATTAAACTGCAATTTTTAAATCATAGCAATCTATTGGGAGCTGCCATAGCTACATACTTGAACAAATCGGACAAGCATGTTTAA
- the GMC2 gene encoding Gmc2p (similar to Saccharomyces cerevisiae GMC2 (YLR445W); ancestral locus Anc_4.331) gives MNDTTDTRNRQLENEEDASLAKTDFSENPVLNNKVPSLFKLAAEWQINNPQESFQTHVLENEVLKRITEITGLIKESYKDLSNQDGMMSKELQEKMDWDLFCTVPVNIIEQYTKDMDEIFEKMEKLSKQQRLWCESAFQIDVERCGDSILNAETWMKKKERHLEYKHVEMERSANEIKETIQRLTDDK, from the exons ATGAATGACACTACGGATACCCGCAATCGACAATTGGAAAACGAAGAGGATGCCTCTTTGGCAAAAACTGACTTCTCAGAAAACCCAGTTCTAAACAACAAAGTACCaagtcttttcaaattagCCGCCGAATGGCAAATTAATAATCCGCAGGAAAGTTTCCAAACCCATGTGCTGGAAAATGAAGTGCTAAAGAGGATCACTGAAATTACCGGTTTAATTAAAGAATCTTACAAAGACCTCTCCAACCAAGATGGAATGATGTCCAAGGaattacaagaaaaaatggattgGGACTTGTTTTGTACTGTCCCTGTGAACATTATCGAGCAGTATACGAAAGATATGGACGAGattttcgaaaaaatggaaaagcTATCGAAA CAACAACGTCTATGGTGCGAATCTGCCTTCCAAATAGATGTGGAAAGATGCGGTGACTCTATTCTCAATGCTGAAACTtggatgaaaaagaaagaacgcCATCTGGAGTACAAACATGTTGAAATGGAAAGATCTGCAAATGAAATCAAGGAAACCATTCAAAGGTTAACAGATGATAAATAA
- the MRPL4 gene encoding mitochondrial 54S ribosomal protein uL29m (similar to Saccharomyces cerevisiae MRPL4 (YLR439W); ancestral locus Anc_4.320) encodes MWKRSFHSQGGPLRARTKFTKPKPKQPALPKDKIRLPTQLTHHSNDLRITDPIPPTTSNLRCPEDHPLWQFFSNKKFIRSADDLPPSGHIRPWSIPELRHKSFTDLHSLWYNCLREQNVLARENHLLKNIVGSTHDEFSELSQSIRTTMWQIRHVLNERDLAYTASREFLQDESQRETFLDTLTNDHFLDKDVPDDEVASMLTRFQSAVFGISETIQDNTVDVSFVNGIKFLANLKLQRFKDSDALVSELSRDPITDVGESFILFTSDFEPRAVQEACVAIRDLRSSPENKVPTLNELSTVRKYLKQLVRANSVEHATA; translated from the coding sequence ATGTGGAAGAGATCGTTCCATTCGCAAGGCGGCCCCCTGCGCGCCAGGACAAAGTTCACCAAACCCAAACCGAAACAACCGGCCCTCCCCAAGGACAAAATAAGGCTGCCTACGCAATTGACCCATCACTCCAACGACCTGAGGATCACGGACCCCATCCCGCCAACCACCTCGAACCTGCGCTGCCCCGAGGACCACCCGCTGTGGCAGTTCTTCTCcaacaaaaaatttatcagGTCCGCCGACGACTTGCCGCCCTCCGGCCACATCAGGCCCTGGTCCATCCCTGAGCTGAGACACAAGTCCTTCACCGACTTGCACTCACTTTGGTACAACTGTCTCAGGGAGCAGAACGTGCTCGCCCGCGAAAACCATCTCCTGAAGAACATTGTCGGCTCCACGCACGACGAATTCAGCGAGCTCTCGCAGTCTATCAGAACCACCATGTGGCAGATCAGACACGTACTCAACGAAAGAGACCTGGCCTATACCGCTTCCCGGGAGTTTCTACAGGACGAATCGCAGAGGGAAACGTTTCTGGACACTTTGACCAACGACCACTTCTTGGACAAGGACGTCCCGGACGACGAGGTCGCATCCATGCTCACGCGATTCCAGTCGGCCGTCTTCGGAATCTCGGAAACCATCCAGGACAACACAGTCGACGTCAGCTTTGTCAACGGCATCAAGTTCTTGGCAAACCTCAAGCTACAGCGGTTCAAGGACTCCGACGCCCTCGTGTCGGAACTGTCACGCGACCCCATCACAGACGTCGGCGAGTCCTTCATCCTGTTCACCTCCGACTTCGAGCCTCGTGCCGTTCAAGAAGCTTGCGTGGCTATAAGAGACCTGAGGAGCTCCCCAGAAAACAAAGTTCCCACACTAAACGAACTGTCCACCGTCAGGAAATACTTGAAACAACTAGTTCGTGCAAATTCCGTGGAGCATGCAACTGCATAA
- the SIR3 gene encoding chromatin-silencing protein SIR3 (similar to Saccharomyces cerevisiae SIR3 (YLR442C) and ORC1 (YML065W); ancestral locus Anc_4.327), which yields MAKTLKELDGWQVVIEDDKGRIIDENNRRRSRKRGVENVFLKRVSDGLSFGKGESVIFNDNVTETYSVYLIHEIRLNTLNNLVEIWVFSYLRWFELKPKLYYEQFRPDLIKENHPTDFYRDKFFKEVNKSELYLTAELSEIWLKDFIAVAQLFPESQWIDEKTKKVDNKDFLVRYACEPTAERFLPIDIFQIIRMVKEMEPKQSDEYLKRISAPESANKSNKQTVHKIGPERSAKRHQRLAKKFPLKEIKVEPPSDDDFKKKNSSYKREISKGNSPLSSNSNDIFLNASSASPASAPRIVQRRPISKELIVSEEIPINSSEQESDDEDSNDMSSIRQTPKSLTKNGVTGSYEHHENFVDEGNSMRVNGDKKPRQELDASASGSSGEATSVINKRYGVLSDNNIRKIRKIHIQEIRNISRNNDDTESLRKQATVESETQNNHGKNEALPFYESKDKTKRDEKAEIFKARSKDGNIGYKPIPARDNAKMIDFAALSKLKKKYQLVLDRVAPGNQIIDLTQLKKVRESQSTLDVADIEDKFRKINPGPERDTILSKFNGKIDLKESIRESLGKRESLSSQVEDFIKIFLPIYNSLMSSQNKLFYVVSENQPGQFRLVKEVMDELIISSKQKELPIFDYIYIDALEFTDMKVIFERIWTAISKETLPGDISLEALNFYFINVPKAKKRKTLLLIQDLDNILNEKTLHYFEKWISTENSKLSVIGIGRDNAVIKQQINATPSLKPHFTEIILDKVTKGDLQRRTVPYLKSLLKPFYVRVNEKNEMTIYNDSCEKQEQKLPKGVITVTHTINNKIIEPIAKNIAHLSDNTEKAFKICKMAVEISKKDFVGKSGIRKGKPVKTQEMLPRYFSEAINGFKDDAIAKKVIGMSLLMRMFLYTLARETEGLNRHTLALDAVLTNMVRLLRDNPNYKASKDIRKVVCGVWEPQITIEKLKQLSWLSVVNELVKEKLVVVVLEEPAASIMVELKLAHLDVNYAYSIDEAFKNVD from the coding sequence ATGGCTAAAACATTAAAGGAACTGGATGGGTGGCAAGTCGTcattgaagatgataaGGGGAGGATAATTGATGAGAACAATAGAAGAAgatcaaggaaaagaggAGTAGAGAATGTGTTCTTAAAGAGAGTTTCTGATGGTTTGAGCTTTGGAAAAGGAGAGAGTGTGATATTCAACGATAATGTGACGGAAACATATTCTGTTTATTTGATTCACGAAATCAGACTCAATACGCTGAATAATCTCGTAGAAATCTGGGTCTTCTCTTACCTAAGATGGTTTGAACTCAAACCAAAATTGTACTACGAACAATTTAGGCCAGAtttaataaaagaaaatcatcCCACGGATTTTTACAGAgacaaattcttcaaagaagtGAATAAGAGTGAATTATACTTGACTGCTGAACTATCTGAAATTTGGCTTAAGGATTTCATCGCAGTCGCCCAACTATTTCCAGAGTCACAGTGgattgatgaaaagacTAAAAAGGTAGATAATAAGGACTTTCTCGTGCGTTACGCATGTGAACCTACTGCGGAAAGGTTCCTCCCaattgatattttccaaattatcagaatggtcaaagaaatggaacCCAAGCAATCTGATGAATATTTAAAAAGAATATCTGCCCCAGAAAGCGCGAATAAGtcaaacaaacaaacagTACACAAGATAGGGCCTGAAAGATCCGCAAAGAGACACCAAAGGCTAGCAAAGAAATTTccattgaaagaaatcaagGTCGAACCCCCCTCTGATGATGacttcaagaagaaaaattcatcatatAAACGAGAAATCTCAAAAGGCAACAGTCCACTTTCTTCCAATAGCAATGACATTTTCCTCAATGCATCATCAGCGTCACCCGCAAGTGCTCCAAGAATTGTACAAAGAAGACctatttcaaaagaattgatTGTTTCAGAGGAAATACCAATAAACTCATCAGAACAGGAATCAGACGATGAAGATTCCAATGATATGAGTAGTATTCGGCAAACCCCGAAATCACTGACGAAAAATGGAGTTACAGGATCTTACGAGCACCACGAAAATTTTGTAGACGAAGGTAATTCAATGAGAGTGAATGGAGATAAGAAGCCTAGACAGGAATTAGATGCATCTGCCTCAGGGAGTTCTGGTGAAGCGACATCTGTTATAAATAAGAGATATGGAGTTCTGAGCGATAATAATATCAGAAAGAttagaaaaatacatattcaagaaatacgAAACATTTCTcgaaataatgatgataCCGAAAGTCTCAGAAAACAAGCAACTGTTGAAAGTGAAACCCAAAATAATCATGGAAAAAATGAGGCACTACCATTCTATGAATCAAAAGACAAGACAAAAAGAGATGAAAAGGCAGAAATTTTCAAGGCCAGAAGCAAAGACGGGAACATCGGCTATAAACCTATTCCTGCAAGAGATAATGCAAAAATGATCGATTTTGCTGCTTTGTcgaagttgaagaaaaaatatcagcTGGTTTTAGACAGAGTTGCTCCAGGTAATCAAATTATCGATCTAACTCAGTTGAAAAAAGTCAGAGAGTCACAATCAACCTTGGATGTTGCAGATATTGAGGATAAGTTCAGAAAAATAAACCCTGGGCCTGAAAGAGATACTATTCTGTCAAAATTTAATGGTAAGATCGATTTAAAAGAGTCAATTAGAGAATCGTTAGGGAAGAGAGAGTCTTTAAGTTCACAAGTTGAGGATTTcattaaaatttttcttccgATTTACAATAGCTTAATGTCTTCTCAAAACAAGCTATTTTATGTAGTAAGTGAAAACCAACCTGGGCAATTCAGGCTTGTAAAAGAGGTGATGGACGAGCTGATCATATCTTCTAAGCAAAAGGAATTACCTATTTTTGattatatttatattgACGCTTTGGAATTCACTGATATGAAGGTAATTTTCGAGAGAATATGGACTGCCATCTCTAAAGAAACGCTCCCCGGTGATATATCTCTAGaagctttgaatttttattttatcaatGTTCCGAAggcaaaaaagagaaaaacttTGCTATTAATTCAAGACCTCGATAATATATTAAACGAGAAGACCTTACACTACTTTGAAAAGTGGATTTCGACGGAAAATTCGAAACTATCTGTTATTGGTATTGGCAGAGATAATGCAGTGATTAAACAGCAAATTAACGCTACACCCTCATTAAAACCACATTTCACTGAAATCATACTTGACAAGGTAACCAAGGGCGATTTACAGCGAAGGACTGTCCCATATCTTAAGTCCTTACTGAAACCCTTCTACGTAAGAgtaaacgaaaaaaatgaaatgaCTATCTATAATGATAGTTGCGAAAAACAGGAGCAAAAGCTACCAAAGGGCGTGATAACAGTAACCCACaccatcaacaacaaaatcaTTGAACCAATCGCGAAGAATATAGCACATCTGAGTGATAATACTGAGAaagctttcaaaatttgtaaGATGGCAGTGGAAATCTCCAAAAAGGACTTTGTAGGAAAGAGTGGCATACGAAAGGGTAAACCCGTGAAAACCCAGGAAATGCTGCCGCGTTATTTTTCAGAGGCTATCAACGGGTTCAAGGATGACGCTATTGCAAAGAAGGTTATCGGGATGTCTTTATTAATGAGAATGTTCTTATACACACTGGCACGTGAGACTGAAGGCCTTAATCGTCATACGCTTGCGCTGGATGCTGTTTTAACCAACATGGTGCGGCTGCTACGGGACAACCCAAATTACAAGGCTTCTAAAGATATTAGAAAAGTGGTCTGCGGTGTATGGGAGCCCCAAATAACCATAGAGAAACTGAAGCAATTATCATGGCTAAGTGTGGTCAATGAACTAGTGAAGGAGAAGCTAGTTGTGGTGGTACTTGAAGAGCCCGCTGCTAGTATTATGGTAGAACTAAAGCTTGCTCATCTAGATGTAAATTACGCATATTCGATTGACGAAGCATTCAAGAATGTGGACTAG
- the RPS1A gene encoding 40S ribosomal protein eS1 (similar to Saccharomyces cerevisiae RPS1A (YLR441C) and RPS1B (YML063W); ancestral locus Anc_4.325): MAVGKNKRLSKGKKGQKKRVVDPFTRKDWFDIKAPSTFENRNVGKTLVNKSTGLKSASDALKGRVVEVCLADLQGSEDHSFRKIKLRVDEVQGKNLLTNFHGMDFTTDKLRSMVRKWQTLIEANVTVKTSDDYVLRIFAIAFTRKQANQVKRHSYAQSSHIRAIRKVISEILTKEVQGSTLAQLTSKLIPEVINKEIENATKDIFPLQNIHVRKVKLLKQPKFDVGALMALHGEGSGEEKGKKVTGFKDEVLETV; this comes from the coding sequence ATGGCTGTCGGAAAGAATAAGAGACTATCCAAGGGTAAGAAAGgtcaaaagaagagagtCGTTGACCCTTTTACCAGAAAGGATTGGTTCGATATTAAAGCTCCATCCACCTTTGAAAACAGAAATGTTGGTAAGACTTTAGTTAACAAATCTACTGGTTTGAAGAGTGCTTCCGATGCCTTGAAAGGTAGAGTTGTCGAAGTTTGTTTGGCTGACTTGCAAGGTTCTGAAGACCACTCTTTCAGAAAGATCAAATTAAGAGTTGACGAAGTTCAAGGTAAGAACCTATTGACTAACTTTCACGGTATGGACTTCACTACTGATAAATTGAGATCCATGGTCAGAAAATGGCAAACTTTGATCGAAGCTAACGTTACCGTTAAGACTTCTGATGATTACGTTTTGAGAATCTTTGCTATTGCCTTCACCAGAAAGCAAGCTAACCAAGTCAAGAGACACTCTTACGCTCAATCTTCTCACATCAGAGCTATCAGAAAGGTCATTTCTGAAATCTTAACCAAGGAAGTTCAAGGCTCTACTTTGGCCCAATTGACCTCTAAGTTGATTCCAGAAGTTATCAACAAGGAAATCGAAAACGCTACTAAGGACATCTTCCCACTACAAAACATCCATGTTAGAAAGGTCAAGTTGTTGAAACAACCAAAGTTCGATGTTGGTGCTTTGATGGCTTTGCACGGTGAAGGTTCtggtgaagaaaaaggtaAGAAGGTTACTGGTTTCAAGGACGAAGTCTTGGAAACTGTGTAA